A window of Mycolicibacterium holsaticum DSM 44478 = JCM 12374 genomic DNA:
CGGCGCACCGGCAAGCTCTCCAACATCCATCTCGGCGCCAGAGACCCCGAGACCGGCGGGTTCGTCATGCTCGGAAAGACTTTCAAGGGCATGACCGACGCGATGCTGGAATGGCAGACCGCCCGGTTTCTCGAACTGGCCGACGGAGCCGCGCAGGGGGCGACATCAGAACCAAGCCCGCCGGACGGTTATGTCGTCAAGGTGCGTCCCGAGCAGGTCGTCGAGATCGCCTTCGACGGGGTGCAGACGTCATCGCGGTATCCGGCCGGGATGGCGCTGCGGTTCGCGCGGGTGCTGCGCTACCGCGACGACAAGAGCCCCGCCGAGGCGGACACCGTCGACACGGTTCGCGCGCTCCACCAGCGCAGCGAATGACGGTGGTTCACACCTCAGCCGATCAAGCGGTCCGGAGTCAGCGTGTCGACGCCGTCCAAGGAGGTGTCCTTGGTTTCCCGCATGACCAGGATCGCGATGAAGCTCAGCGACGCCGCGACGAACAGATACAGGCCGACCCAGCCGACGCCGTACTGCGTGACCAACCAGGTCGCGATGAACGGCGCCACCGCAGCACCCAGGATGCTGGCCACGTTGTAGGAAACCCCTGAACCGGTGTAGCGCACGTTTGTCGGGAACAGTTCGGGCAGCACCGCGCTCATCGGCCCGAAGGTGAAGCCCATCAACGTCATTCCGACCACCAGGAAAAGCAGCATCATGCCGGCCGAGGTCTGGCTAGACCCGAGCATCGGGACGAACAGCGCGCTGAACACCATGATGCCCGCGGTGACGACCAGCAGGGGCCCGCGGCGGCCGAAGCGGTCGGAGAGCACCCCCGACAGCGGCAGCGTTCCGGCGAAGAACAACACCGCGATCAGCTGTAGTTCCAGAAAGTCGACATAGGCGAAGCCGAGGCCGCTGCCGTCTGGTGGTCGCTTGCCCGTCCCGTAGCTCAGCGCCCATGTCGTCATGAGGTAGAACATCGTGTAGGTCGCCAACATCACGAAGGTGCCGATGATCAGCGGACGCCAGCTGGTTCGGAACACCTCGGCCAGTGGGACTTTCACCTTCTCGCCACGAGCCACTGCGCGGGTGAACACCGGCGTCTCCACAAGGCGCAACCGCACGTAGAGGCCGATGGCCACCATCACCGCGCTCAGCAGGAACGGGATACGCCAGCCCCAGGTCAAGAACGCTCCGTCGAGGTCGGGCGTGGTGTTGCTGTGTCCGATCCACAGCAGCAGCAGCACGAAGACTCCGTTGGCCAGCAGAAAGCCGAACGGTGCCCCGAGTTGTGGCCACATCGCGGCCCAGGCTCGCTTGCCGGGTTTGGCGGTCTCGGTTGCCAGCAGCGCGGCTCCGCTCCATTCTCCGCCCAGCGCCAAGCCCTGCGCGAAACGCATGGCTGCCAACAACGCGGGCGCGAGGAGGCCCACCTGGTGGTAGGTCGGCAACAACCCGATCACGAACGTCGCGATCCCCATCACCAACAGGGAGGCGACCAGGGTGACCTTGCGCCCCACCCGATCACCGAAGTGACCGAACAGGATCGAGCCGACCGGACGGGCTACGAAGGCCAGTCCGAACGTGGCCAGCGACGCCAGCAGCGCGGTCGTCGAATCGCCTTTCGGGAAGAACAGGTGCGGGAACACCGAGACCGCCGCGGTGGCGTAGATGTAGAAGTCGTAGAACTCGATGGTGGTGCCCACCATCGACGCGATCACGATGCGACGACGCGGGATACCGCCGACCAGATCGGCGTTGGCGGCGTCCTCGCTCATTCCCATCCCCCTGGCTGATCTGGCCTAGATCTGCCTAGATCTGGCAAGGAGACATGATAGCGACCCCGCTGCTCGGGGCTTCGAGGCCGGACTGGCACTAGGCCGTCGTGTAGCGAAGCGGCAGGTGCTTGAGCCCGCCGACGAACGTCGTCGCAACGTATTCCGCAGCGCCGGCGAGTTCGACTGACTGCAGCCGCGGCAGCAGTTCGGTGAAAAAGCTGTTCACTTCCATGCGCGCCAGCGCCGCGCCCAGGCAGAAGTGCACACCGTACCCGAACGCGACGTGCTTGTTGGGGTCGCGCGTCACGTCGAAGCGGAACGGATCGTCGAACACGTCCTCATCGCGGTTGCCCGAAACGTAGGACAGCAGCACCGACTCGCCGGCGGCGATCGGCACACCCCGCACCGTGGTGTCCTCAGCTGCGGTGCGCATGAACGCCTTGACCGGGGTGACCCAGCGGATCATCTCTTCGGTCGCCAGCGGCATGAGGCTCAAATCGGCTCGCAGCTTGGCGTGCTGATCGCGGTTGTCGATGAGCGCGAGCATGCCGCCTGAAATGGTGGCGCTGGTGGTGTCGTGGCCGGCGGCGGCCACGATCGCGTAATAGGACATGGTGTCGATGTCGGAGAGCGGTTCGCCGTCGATCGTGGCGTTGGCGATCGCGGAGGCCAGATCCTCGGTGGGATGCTCGCGACGCGACGCGGTCAGCGCGGTGAAGTACTCGAACATCTCCAGCAGCGCCGACATCTGCTCGGCCTGCTCGGTCCCCCGCTTGAACTCGTCGTCGTCGCTGCCGAATAGTTCCTGGGTGAGTTTGAGCATGAGCGGGAAGTCCGACTCGGGCACGCCCAGCAGCGACATGATGACGTAGAGCGGAAAGTTGACCGCGACCTGCTGGACGAAGTCGCACTCGGGGCCGAGCGCCACCATGTTGTCGACATGAATCCTGGCGAGTTCGTCCACGCGAACCTTCAACGCCCGCATGGCCTTCGGCCGAAACCAGTCCGCGCCGATAGCCCGCATCACCCGGTGCTCGGGGTCGTCGAGGTGGATCAGCGTACGCACACCGATCGCCGCCTGCTGTTCATCGCCATCCATCGTCACCAGCACCGGGCGCGGCGAGTTGGTGAACAGCTCGTTGGCCCGCTCGATGTCCATGATGTCGGCGTGCTTGGTGATCGCCCAGAACGGGCGGTAGTTCGGCACGTCGACCCGCGACACCGGCGCATCGGAGCGCAGACGGGCGAGGGCCTCATGAAGTTTCGCCTCGTCGGTGTAGGCCGTCGGGGTGGCGAACACCCTGGCGGCTTCGTCGGCGACATGCGCATTCATGGCAGGCTCCTCAATTGCCTGGCTGGCCACGTAACTCCCGCAGGACCGCGCTGACGGTGTCTTCTCCGATGGTGCGCGGAAACCCGATCAGCACCCGGTCGATCACACCGTCGCAGCGGTCCCGGATCGCCGTCGCCACTTCGCCGATGGGAGCGACGACCGCGAATGTGTCGAGCACTTCGTCGTCGATCAGTGTGCCCATCGCGTCCCACTGTCCCTGCAAGCTCAGCCGGTGCAGTTCGGTGTGCAGGTCACCCCAGCCGTGCAGCTCGAGCACCTTGCGGTAGGCCGGCGTCGACCCGTAGAATGCGATCTGCTTGCAGGTGCCCACCGCGTTGGCGGCCACCTCAGCCTCGTCTTGGCCGGTGACGACGAAAACCGGTGCGCTCACTTGGAAGTCGCGTCGGTTGCGGCCGGAGCGCGCCATCCCGCGCTGCAGCGCCGGTATGGTCACCTCTTCGAAATAGCGCTTGGTGGTGAACGCGTGGGCCAGCACACCGTCGGCAACCTCACCGCACATCTCGGTCATCGCCTCACCCACGGCCGCGACGAAAACCTTTGGGAAGGGATATGACTGGGGCTCGGGGGTGAACATCGGCGTCATCAGCTTGTGGGTATAGAAGTCGCCCTCGAACTGCAGCCTGGTGCCGTCGCGCCAGCACTCCCAGATCGCGTGCAGCGCCAGCACGAACTCCCTCATGCGTGCCACCGGCCGGCTCCACGGCATGCTGAACCGCTTCTCGATGTGCGCCTGCACCTGCGAGCCGAGCCCGAGGACGAACCGGCCCTTGGAGTAGTCCTGTAGATCCCAGCCGACGTTGGCCACGGTCATCGGATTACGCGCGAAGGCCACGGCGATGCTCGTGCCGAGTTCGATCCGGGTGGTGTGCTCGGCCGCCAGCACCAGCGGAAGGAACGGATCATGGTTGACTTCGGCTGTCCAGCAGCAGTCGTAGCCCCGCCGCTCGAGCTCACCGGCCGCACGCGCGACGTCGGTCAGCTGGCTGGAAATGGCCCCGTCGACCTTGAGGTCGGCGCCATCACCCATGGTCGTAGACGCTACAGTAAGCGATTCAGTATGTTCAACGTGAACATGCCGGTGCGACGATCGCCGTGGACGACAGGAGTTGTTGCATGACCAAGGCGGAGGACTGGGAAGACACGCTCGGCGAACTCTCCCGGCGACGTCAGCACGCACACCAGATGGGCGGCACCGAACGGCTGGCCAAGCACCACGGCAAGGGCAAGCTCGACGCCCGCGCCCGACTCGAGCATCTGCTCGACAAGGGAACCTTCCGCGAGTTCGGCACGCTGGTCGGTGGTGACATCGCAGCCGACGGCATCGTCGCCGGCTCCGGCCTCATCGACGGCAAGCCGGTGATGGTGGGCGCCGAAGACTTCACCACCCTGGCCGGCAGTATCGGCCCGGGCGGCAACGCGAAGCGGTTTCGGCTGGCGGAGTTGGCATTGCGCGACAAGATCCCGCTGGTGATGCTCTTGGAGGGCGCCGGCTTCCGGCCCTCCGGTGAGCACTACGGCCGCACCCCCACCGATCTGCTCGCGCAGGCCCAGTGTTCGGGCAAGGTGCCGACCATCGCCGGGCTGCTGGGCCCGTCAGCCGGTCACGGCGCACTCGTCGCCCCGGTGTGCGACTGGACGATCATGAGCCAGCAGGGCGCGATCTTCACCGCAGGCCCTCCCGTCGTCAAAGAGTCGACGGGCGAGGACATTTCGAAGGAAGATCTGGGCGGCCCCGCCGTCGCGCTGGCCAGCGGCGTGATCCACAACCTTGCCGGCGACGACCAGGCGGTGCTCGACGACATCCGCCGCTACCTGTCGTACTTCCCCGCCAGCGCGTGGTCGTATCCGGCGGCGCTGCCCGCCGACGAGACCACCGAGGCGCGCACCACACCCGAGCTGCTCGACATCGTGCCCCGCGGTAACCGTCGGGTCTATGACATCCGCCGCGTTCTCGACGTGGTGTTCGATCGCCCGGACTGGTTCGAGGTGCAACCGAAGTTCGGGCGTGCCATCATCTGCGCGCTGGCGCATCTGGGCGGTCACCCCGTCGCGGTGGTGGCGAACCAACCACAGGTGCTGGCCGGCTCCATCGATGCCGACGCGGCCGACAAGGCAGCACATTTCATCACGGTGGCCGACTCCTTCCACCTGCCCATCGTCTTTCTCGCCGACAACCCGGGAATGCTGCCGGGCAGCCGCTCGGAGAAGAGCGGTGTGCTGCGCAGCGGCGCGCGGATGTTCGCCGCGCAGACCGCCGCGACGACGATCAAGCTGCACGTCACGTTGCGCAAGGCCTACGGGTTCGGTTCGATGGTGATGTCGCTGTTGGGATTTGACAACCAGAGCGCGACGTTCGCCTATCCCGGCGCCACCATGGGGGCGATGAGCGCCGCCGCGTTGAGCAAGGCGTCACACGCCGACGAAGACGTCGAGGCCCGGCTGCGCCAGATGGAGGTCGAGGCCTCGTTCCGGTCGGCGAGCCACCTGGGGTTCGACGATCTGATCCACCCCGAGGAGACCCGCAACGCGCTGCTCGCGGCGCTGCAGCGGGGTGTCTACAGCCGTCAGGCCGCCCCGGAGCCGGTGTCCCGCACGGCGATCACCCCCTAGCCCCAGGGCGATTTCGGCGTAGTTGGTCACGCTCAGCGTGACGATCTACACCGAAATCATCCGGTTGCGGCGCGATAGGCCGCGACGATCGGTTCGAGTTCGTCGGGGGTGGCGCCGTGCATGATCAACGCGTCGGCGCCATAGTCGAACTCCTTGCGGATACGGTCCACACACTGCTGTGCCGAACCGGTGGCGGCCGGCTCCAGCCATTCGTCGGGGATGAGCGTGGCGATGTGCTCGATCTGTTCGGCGGTGGCCTTGTGGTCGATCCCGCCGGGAATCGACTGCACCACCGAATCGTCGCGGAAACGTTGCAGCACCGCACGATCCCAGCCGTTGGTGGACACCAGCAGATCGCCGTAACCCTGCAGATAGGTCGCCAGCCGGGCCACCGTCTTCTTCAGCCGCAGTTCCTCGGGAAGGTGATCGCCGACCGTCGCGAAGCACGACCAGACCCGCACGGTGTCCGGGTCGCGACCGGCCTGCTCGGCGGCGTCCTTCACGGTCTTCACCGCACGCTGCAGCGTCTCGGGGGTGAAGTAGGTGTGCAGGACGACGTCGTCGAACGCGCGGCCGCCCAACGCCAGCGTCTTCGGGCCGAACGCGACGATGGCCAGGCGGATGTCCTCGCGGAAATCGGGGTCGAGGAACAGCACCGGGTACTGCCCGATCGGCCCGTCGTGGTTGAAGATCAACTCCCCCTGCCAGAGCCGACGCATCACCTGCGCGAAGTCCTCCATCTGCGCGGTGGTCACCCCCGGTATCCCGAACGCGCCGTACATCGCCGCCACGCCACGGCCGATGCCCAGGGTGAACCGGCCGCCGGACAGTCGGTGCATCGTCGTCGCCCACGAACCGGTGATCAATGGATGGCGGGTGTTGTGGTTGGTTGCCGCCGTGGCGATCTGCATCCGGTTGGTGACGGCACACGCGGCGCCGACGAGCGAGGACGCCTCCTTGACATTCCACCGTTCGGAGATGAACGCCGTGCCGAAGCCGAGTTCCTCACCGCGGCGAGCCTCGTCCATCAGCGTGGCCGGACCCTCTCCACCCGCACCCGCAAGTAGGTAGTAGCCCAGCTCGTCCAGCACTCGTTGCGTCATGCCCAAACTCCTTGTTGATAGCCGCAATTCCATACTTCGGTGATCCGGCCGTCGACCACCCGGAAGATCTCCATACTGCCCACCGCGGTCTCGGTGCCGTCCTTGAGCTTGATCGGGGACTGGTACACGATCGCCACATGCTCCCCGTCGTCGCCCGCGACCACGAGGTTCAGATCGAATCGGATCTCTTCGCACATCTCCCACATGTCGACGACCCGCGCCACGGCCTGCGCTTGGGTCAGCACCTTGGCCTCACCGACCTCGTGGCGAATCACCGTCTCGCCCAGCAGTTCTTCGGCCAGCGCGAAATCCGCCTTGTTCCAGGCCACCAGGTTGTACAGCTCCACCACCTCGCGTGCAGTGCGGGTCATCCGAACACCTCCAGCGCATCGATGTCGTCGATTGTCGCCACGGCACGGTCGACAAGCGTTCTGCACAACTGCTGTGACCGCTCGGGCAGCGAGTCCCAGCCGATCAGGATGATCACCGGCAACAGCATGAGGTATGCAACCGCGAACCGGTAGTGCCGCCACGCCTCGTCGAACGTGTAGTCGGTGACGCCGTGCCGAGCCAGGTGCGCGAGATACTCCCGAACCAGTTCCTCGTCATGGCCGCGGCGCACCTCGGTGGGCAGGCCCTGGCTGACCAGGTATGCGATGTCGGCGGCACCGACCCCGCGGGCGGTCATCTGAAAGTCGACGATTTTGATTTCCTGACCGGCGAAGAACATGTTGTCCGCGCGGATGTCGCCGTGCAGCAACATCGGTCGCTCGGTCAACGCAGCCAGCGCGGCCGGTGCGAGTTCGGCGAACCGGTCGGCGTACTGCGCCACGGCCGACGGGACGGGCACGGCCGACTTGTCGAGGTACACCTGCCAGCCGGGCCCGAAGGCCGGAATCAACAACTCCCGCGCGACCGGCGTGTCGAGGCTCGGAAACTCCTCGAGCACAGCATTATTGGCAGGCTCCGCCGACCACGCGTGCAGCGCGGCCAGCTCGGAAATACACAGCCGGGTCCGGTCCAACGACAGACCCGCGAGGTGATCGGCGTTGTCCCAGTCGCAAAGATCCTCCAGCACCAGGACGAAGTCGGCGTCGGCCATGCGCGCCGCGTAGACGTGCGGGGTGCCCGTCGGTGCGCGGCCGGCGACCCGCCGGTAGAACGCGACCTCGCGCCGATAGCCGCCCAGCATCTCCATGGCGCTGCGTGCCTCGGACTGCGCGGGCAGCTTGACGATGACGCTCGGCGGCAGGCCGTCACCGGTCAGGCGCACCCGGTACAGCAGCGAGGAGAACCCGGTGTCCTGGGCGATCTGCTCGGCGCGCACATCGGTGACCGTCGCGCCGTCGATCGCGGCCGTCAGCCACTGCGCTGTCACACCGTCGATGTCCGACGGCACGTCAACACCTGAGCTCATACTCGGCCCGCGGACTCGACGAGCGCACTGAGGAAGCGTTCCGACGCCGACTGCACACCACGCGCGAACAGATGTCCCACATGGCTTCCCGGGTGCCAGTAGAGCTGGCCGCCCCAGCGTTCGTGCAGCGCGAGCGCCGGTTCGCGCCCTGCCATCTGGTCATGCCACGCACCAACGATCAGCCGGCGCTGCGGTGGCGGGGAGGGTGACACGGTGTGGTAATCCACCGCCGACGTCAGCTTCGCCACGACGTCAGACTGCAGCAGCTCGACGGTGTCCCGCACTGACGGACCCCACCGGCCCAGGTGCCCGGCGATCATCGCGTTGAGCCCGAAGATCGGGGTGTACACCGCGACCGCATCGATGTCCTCGAGGTGGCCGACCAGCGCGGCGACCGGGCTGCCCATCGAAACACCCGACACCGCAACCGCGCTCGCCTGTGGTTGTAGCCAACGCACCAGCGCGCGGACTTCGGACACCACGCGCATCATGCCCGCGACGTTGGCCAGCGGATCCATGTTGGGATACGGCGGCCAGGTGCTGCGTCGCGCACCGTGGCCGGGCTGGACCGGCAGCGCGATGTTGAACCCGAGCTCGTCGCGGATGCGCCGGGCCCGGGAGAACAACAGATCCAGAGGTTGGCCTTGCCCGGCGCCGTGCACCCACACCAGCCACGGCCGGGTGTCGTCGCCCTGCCGGCACAGGTGCACCACGGCGGTGGCCGGACCGCCCAGCCCCTCGGCGGCCAGTGTCTGCGGTAGCTGCGGATCGTGTCGAAACGTCATCTGGTCGTAGCACAGCCGGCCGAAGCGGCGACGCCGAAGTGAGCTGACGCGCAGCGGGTTCGGATCACGGTGGGCGCCCCTCACCCCCAGGCCCGACAACTCGTCTGCGGCGGCCCGGCACGACTCCGTCAAGCGCTCGAGCTTCGGTGGTGGCGCTGTCAGCGTCATACCGGTCAACGCGAGCTCGTCGAGCAGCACCTCCCCCAGCCGGCCGACGTCGCGCTCCCGGCCTCCTGAGCCGGCGACCGCCCGGTAGGCCCGCGGCAGCACACCCGCGAAATCGCTGCCGATTCGCCAGGCGCGTTCAGTGGCCTTCATGTGAGCTTGAACCCGGTGTAGCCGGCGGCTGCGATCTCGTCGCAGCGCCGCCGGTACTCCGGAATGCCCGCCGTGTATCCCATGTACATCCGCTTCTTGCCTGCCACGTTGGCGCCGTTGTACCACGAGTTGCACGTCGGGTGGACCAGCACCGTCGGGGCGACGAGTTCACTGGTGTGCTCGATCCATTCGCGTTGCGCCTCGGGCAGCGCCTCGATCGTGCGGTAGCCGTGGTCGCGCAGATGGGCGATGCAGTCGCCGATCCATTCCACGTGTTGTTCCAGCGCCGCGACGAAGTTGGTGGCCGGCGCGGGACTTCCCGGTGCCTGCACGATGAACAAGTTGGGAAAGCCGGCGACGGCCAGCCCGAGGTAGGTGAACGGCCCTTCGGAGGCCCAGAACTCTGCCAGCGACATGCCGTCGCGGCCGCGGATGTCGATGCGGGTGAGCGCACCGGTCATCGCGTCGAAGCCGGTGGCGTAGACGATGACGTCGAGTTCGTGGTGGGCGTTTTCGGTGCGGATGCCCGTCGGTGTGATCTCGACGATGGGGTTCTTGCGCAAATCGACCAGCGTCACGTTGTCGCGGTTGAACGTCTCGTAGTAGCCCTGGTCGATGATCGGCCGTTTACATCCGAACGGGTGGCTGGGCGTCAACGCCGCGGCGGTCTGCGGATCGGTCACGATGCGCGCGATGGCCTCACCGTAGAGTTCGGCGGCCATCTGGTTGGCCTTGATGTCGAAGAACACGTCACCCCAGCTCAGCGCCCCCAGGACGCCGTGTTCTTCGACGGCGCGGCGTTTCTCCTCGCGCGAGGCCGAGGTGATCGGCGGTTTGGTCATCATCTCGAACATCACCGAGAACGCAGACAGGCGCGCGGCCCCAACGGGGTGTTCGCGCTGGGCCGCGCGGATGTCGCCGTAGTTGGCCTTCATGTCCTCGAGTTCGCCCGGCTCGAACGCCCTGAAGGTCCACGGCAGCGTATAGG
This region includes:
- a CDS encoding nuclear transport factor 2 family protein; translated protein: MTRTAREVVELYNLVAWNKADFALAEELLGETVIRHEVGEAKVLTQAQAVARVVDMWEMCEEIRFDLNLVVAGDDGEHVAIVYQSPIKLKDGTETAVGSMEIFRVVDGRITEVWNCGYQQGVWA
- a CDS encoding alpha/beta hydrolase produces the protein MKATERAWRIGSDFAGVLPRAYRAVAGSGGRERDVGRLGEVLLDELALTGMTLTAPPPKLERLTESCRAAADELSGLGVRGAHRDPNPLRVSSLRRRRFGRLCYDQMTFRHDPQLPQTLAAEGLGGPATAVVHLCRQGDDTRPWLVWVHGAGQGQPLDLLFSRARRIRDELGFNIALPVQPGHGARRSTWPPYPNMDPLANVAGMMRVVSEVRALVRWLQPQASAVAVSGVSMGSPVAALVGHLEDIDAVAVYTPIFGLNAMIAGHLGRWGPSVRDTVELLQSDVVAKLTSAVDYHTVSPSPPPQRRLIVGAWHDQMAGREPALALHERWGGQLYWHPGSHVGHLFARGVQSASERFLSALVESAGRV
- a CDS encoding flavin-containing monooxygenase — protein: MTTSSSVDFDAIVIGAGFSGLYAMHRLRELGVRAVVLEKAENVGGTWLFNRYPGARCDIESIEYSYSFSDEIQQEWVWTETMPAQPEIEAYLNFVADRLDLRSDIRFNTKVVAMRFDEDAAAWCVETQTGQTLLARYVVAASGILSVPLDPNFPGMDSFSGASLFTGRWPKEDVDLTGRRVGVIGTGSTGVQLIPVVAQQVDQLCVFQRSPAYTLPWTFRAFEPGELEDMKANYGDIRAAQREHPVGAARLSAFSVMFEMMTKPPITSASREEKRRAVEEHGVLGALSWGDVFFDIKANQMAAELYGEAIARIVTDPQTAAALTPSHPFGCKRPIIDQGYYETFNRDNVTLVDLRKNPIVEITPTGIRTENAHHELDVIVYATGFDAMTGALTRIDIRGRDGMSLAEFWASEGPFTYLGLAVAGFPNLFIVQAPGSPAPATNFVAALEQHVEWIGDCIAHLRDHGYRTIEALPEAQREWIEHTSELVAPTVLVHPTCNSWYNGANVAGKKRMYMGYTAGIPEYRRRCDEIAAAGYTGFKLT
- a CDS encoding LLM class F420-dependent oxidoreductase, encoding MGDGADLKVDGAISSQLTDVARAAGELERRGYDCCWTAEVNHDPFLPLVLAAEHTTRIELGTSIAVAFARNPMTVANVGWDLQDYSKGRFVLGLGSQVQAHIEKRFSMPWSRPVARMREFVLALHAIWECWRDGTRLQFEGDFYTHKLMTPMFTPEPQSYPFPKVFVAAVGEAMTEMCGEVADGVLAHAFTTKRYFEEVTIPALQRGMARSGRNRRDFQVSAPVFVVTGQDEAEVAANAVGTCKQIAFYGSTPAYRKVLELHGWGDLHTELHRLSLQGQWDAMGTLIDDEVLDTFAVVAPIGEVATAIRDRCDGVIDRVLIGFPRTIGEDTVSAVLRELRGQPGN
- a CDS encoding cytochrome P450, encoding MNAHVADEAARVFATPTAYTDEAKLHEALARLRSDAPVSRVDVPNYRPFWAITKHADIMDIERANELFTNSPRPVLVTMDGDEQQAAIGVRTLIHLDDPEHRVMRAIGADWFRPKAMRALKVRVDELARIHVDNMVALGPECDFVQQVAVNFPLYVIMSLLGVPESDFPLMLKLTQELFGSDDDEFKRGTEQAEQMSALLEMFEYFTALTASRREHPTEDLASAIANATIDGEPLSDIDTMSYYAIVAAAGHDTTSATISGGMLALIDNRDQHAKLRADLSLMPLATEEMIRWVTPVKAFMRTAAEDTTVRGVPIAAGESVLLSYVSGNRDEDVFDDPFRFDVTRDPNKHVAFGYGVHFCLGAALARMEVNSFFTELLPRLQSVELAGAAEYVATTFVGGLKHLPLRYTTA
- a CDS encoding phosphotransferase, producing MSSGVDVPSDIDGVTAQWLTAAIDGATVTDVRAEQIAQDTGFSSLLYRVRLTGDGLPPSVIVKLPAQSEARSAMEMLGGYRREVAFYRRVAGRAPTGTPHVYAARMADADFVLVLEDLCDWDNADHLAGLSLDRTRLCISELAALHAWSAEPANNAVLEEFPSLDTPVARELLIPAFGPGWQVYLDKSAVPVPSAVAQYADRFAELAPAALAALTERPMLLHGDIRADNMFFAGQEIKIVDFQMTARGVGAADIAYLVSQGLPTEVRRGHDEELVREYLAHLARHGVTDYTFDEAWRHYRFAVAYLMLLPVIILIGWDSLPERSQQLCRTLVDRAVATIDDIDALEVFG
- a CDS encoding TIGR03857 family LLM class F420-dependent oxidoreductase, which produces MTQRVLDELGYYLLAGAGGEGPATLMDEARRGEELGFGTAFISERWNVKEASSLVGAACAVTNRMQIATAATNHNTRHPLITGSWATTMHRLSGGRFTLGIGRGVAAMYGAFGIPGVTTAQMEDFAQVMRRLWQGELIFNHDGPIGQYPVLFLDPDFREDIRLAIVAFGPKTLALGGRAFDDVVLHTYFTPETLQRAVKTVKDAAEQAGRDPDTVRVWSCFATVGDHLPEELRLKKTVARLATYLQGYGDLLVSTNGWDRAVLQRFRDDSVVQSIPGGIDHKATAEQIEHIATLIPDEWLEPAATGSAQQCVDRIRKEFDYGADALIMHGATPDELEPIVAAYRAATG
- a CDS encoding MFS transporter, which encodes MSEDAANADLVGGIPRRRIVIASMVGTTIEFYDFYIYATAAVSVFPHLFFPKGDSTTALLASLATFGLAFVARPVGSILFGHFGDRVGRKVTLVASLLVMGIATFVIGLLPTYHQVGLLAPALLAAMRFAQGLALGGEWSGAALLATETAKPGKRAWAAMWPQLGAPFGFLLANGVFVLLLLWIGHSNTTPDLDGAFLTWGWRIPFLLSAVMVAIGLYVRLRLVETPVFTRAVARGEKVKVPLAEVFRTSWRPLIIGTFVMLATYTMFYLMTTWALSYGTGKRPPDGSGLGFAYVDFLELQLIAVLFFAGTLPLSGVLSDRFGRRGPLLVVTAGIMVFSALFVPMLGSSQTSAGMMLLFLVVGMTLMGFTFGPMSAVLPELFPTNVRYTGSGVSYNVASILGAAVAPFIATWLVTQYGVGWVGLYLFVAASLSFIAILVMRETKDTSLDGVDTLTPDRLIG
- a CDS encoding acyl-CoA carboxylase subunit beta, whose protein sequence is MTKAEDWEDTLGELSRRRQHAHQMGGTERLAKHHGKGKLDARARLEHLLDKGTFREFGTLVGGDIAADGIVAGSGLIDGKPVMVGAEDFTTLAGSIGPGGNAKRFRLAELALRDKIPLVMLLEGAGFRPSGEHYGRTPTDLLAQAQCSGKVPTIAGLLGPSAGHGALVAPVCDWTIMSQQGAIFTAGPPVVKESTGEDISKEDLGGPAVALASGVIHNLAGDDQAVLDDIRRYLSYFPASAWSYPAALPADETTEARTTPELLDIVPRGNRRVYDIRRVLDVVFDRPDWFEVQPKFGRAIICALAHLGGHPVAVVANQPQVLAGSIDADAADKAAHFITVADSFHLPIVFLADNPGMLPGSRSEKSGVLRSGARMFAAQTAATTIKLHVTLRKAYGFGSMVMSLLGFDNQSATFAYPGATMGAMSAAALSKASHADEDVEARLRQMEVEASFRSASHLGFDDLIHPEETRNALLAALQRGVYSRQAAPEPVSRTAITP